In the Oscarella lobularis chromosome 14, ooOscLobu1.1, whole genome shotgun sequence genome, one interval contains:
- the LOC136195259 gene encoding uncharacterized protein isoform X1 has product MASTGGKSIVQQMTSRFESSSGVSEKRGFGGSTTIRSNVTRKAKTTAPPSREKAKVVVVSCAAKPPLPNKPAASKQLTITSKGTATGKTTAATSPSSSSSPIAENDSNRRVVSQIRRLKEKGETTVGKKAATPLTPEEGGKAVVTVQLRSKTAKGIAAVATSESDRSQARSGAGDALEMSAPKKRSSVVSQLVNRFESREREVRQISQLERRQLRKMSDTGLPSSSLADGNVKGHPNVLRMHSDSSVSSSSSRKSSADVSFRYLRSPTPVGDAMPTVTELGQEKRPDVVEKVEKVEKERQPSPGASLYEDVTMTKDDDATKVTTDCIYEDLTDTTSKAEETVVNGNMTSLDSKTMKNRPLPSLPPDGGGTEYEALPAAAAEKTTSGEPRKSIFSRIKRRMAVKSTKGSEKRNSKGSAGGGGGEKQTKKHSYVEVDLPCGNSDDDNDALELKSEDETPEPEDVYDDVVVNPTQGGEEVTIKVEDVEDVDSPDVYEDVDDVEEKGKRLRSPSPPSSPKPEMTKRTSSASFNLSSVEGKLAPEDVGRERSSTYPGSETSSIDESVYETPADLLHEELVVIGFADALWDYVSSESDELSFSAGDTIAVTEMTDEEWWGGFIEDRQGWFPKNYVRMRVTDSGATHEASSLSKRFSIRRKKLSPVEMRGKVLEEILGTERDYVSHLSDIVQGYLVRCRQNDTLFPLDLLQLVFCNVEDLCQMHTGLLASLEESVSPENMYDSCIGHCFVEIEEKFQAYSEYCNNHPDAVAKLAELQSIQNYKFFFEACRLLQNMQEISLDGYLLTPVQKICKYPLQLSELLKTTPESHPDHEKIVAAKSAMSNVAVMINERKRRYEGLHRIAKWQVTIEGWEGEDVIVRSSDLIHSGELNKISKGRSQERKLFLFDNQLIYCKKELLGGLQYRGRLDMRNCEVINLKDGEGELCVSLLWCLATSFSGLHGSTPVNNAWKMNNVKKNKWYVLYTRTPEEKSKWIKAFAEEKARIEEDEETGFSVTKTKRQAIMSQARKIKGTMKGLKQKPLSKAAILQPTTIMHSQGTVKLPKPVSSADFGMGKAKKKQRNKLPKRKDLTT; this is encoded by the exons ATGGCATCCACCGGTGGAAAATCGATCGTCCAACAGATGACGTCTCGATTCGAGTCGTCATCGGGCGTCTCGGAGAAACGGGGATTCGGCGGCTCGACGACAATCCGATCAAACGTCACCCgaaaggcgaaaacgacCGCGCCCCCGTCGcgcgaaaaggcgaaagtcgtcgtcgtttcgtgcGCGGCAAAGCCTCCATTGCCGAACAAACCAGCAGCGTCAAAACAGTTGACAATAACGTCGAAAGGGACAGCgacgggaaagacgacggctgcgacgtcgccgtcgtcgtcgtcgtcgccgatcgccgaaaacgattcgaatcgtcgcgtcgtAAGCCAGATCCGGCgtctcaaagaaaaaggagaaacgacTGTAGGAAAAAAAGCGGCGACCCCGCTGACTCCGGAAGAAGGCGGAAAGGCCGTGGTGACCGTTCAG CTTCGatcgaaaacggcgaaaggaatcgccgccgtcgcgacgtccGAATCCGATCGCTCGCAAGCGaga agcggcgccggcgacgcACTCGAAATGTCGGCGCCgaagaaacgatcgtcgGTCGTCAGCCAACTCGTGAATCGATTCGAatcgcgcgaacgcgaagtGCGTCAAATAAGCCAACTCGAAAGGCGCCAATTGCGGAAGATGTCGGACACCGGattgccttcgtcgtcgttagCCGACGGCAACGTGAAAGGTCATCCCAATGTACTGCGCATGCATTCCGATTCGAGCgtcagttcgtcgtcgtcccggAAGTCGTCCGCGGATGTGTCGTTTCGCTATTTGCGGTCGCCGACTCCCGTAGGTGATGCCATGCCCACTGTGACGGAACTGGGTCAGGAAAAAAGGCCGGATGTCGTTGAGAAAGTTGAGAAAGTTGAGAAGGAGCGTCAGCCCTCGCCGGGCGCGTCTCTGTATGAAGACGTTACGATGacgaaggacgacgatgcgacCAAAGTGACGACCGATTGCATTTACGAAGATCTGACTGACACTACGTCAAAGGCGGAGGAGACTGTGGTGAACGGGAATATGACGTCGCTCGattcgaagacgatgaaaaaTCGTCCCTTGCCTTCGCTTCCTCCTGACGGCGGCGGGACGGAGTACGAAGCGTtgcccgccgccgctgccgagaaaacgacgagcggcgaGCCGAGAAAGTCGATTTTCAGTCGAATCAAGAGACGAATGGCGGTGAAGTCGACGAAGGGAagcgagaagagaaacagcaaAGGaagcgccggcggcggcggcggcgagaaacaGACGAAAAAGCACTCGtacgtcgaagtcgatctTCCCTGTGGcaacagcgacgacgacaacgacgctcTTGAATTAAAATCAGAAGACGAGACGCCGGAGCCGGAAGACgtctacgacgacgtcgtcgtcaatccgacgcaaggaggagaagaagtcACGATCAAAGTCGAGGACGTCGAGGACGTCGATTCGCCCGACGTctacgaagacgtcgacgacgtggaggAGAAGGGCAAACGATTGCGCAGTCCCAGTCCGCCTTCGAGTCCCAAGCCCgagatgacgaagagaacgtcgtcggcgtcgttcaaCTTGTCGTCGGTGGAAGGGAAGCTGGCTCCGGAGGACGTCGGTCGCGAGCGTTCATCGACGTATCCCGGcagcgagacgtcgtcaattgACGAGAGCGTGTATGAGACTCCCGCTGATCTGTTGCACGAGGAG TTGGTTGTTATTGGGTTTGCTGACGCCCTGTGGGATTACGTTTCGAGTGAGTCCGACGAGCTCTCGTTTTCAGCCGGCGACACGATTGCCGTCACGGAGATGACGGACGAGGAGTGGTGGGGCGGATTTATTGAGGATCGTCAGGGATGGTTTCCAAAGAACTACGTCAGG ATGAGAGTCACCGATTCTGGGGCCACGCACGAGGCGTCGTCTTTGAGCAAGAGATTTTCCATTCGTCGTAAGAAATTGTCGCCGGTCGAGATGAGAGGCAAAGTGCTGGAGGAGATACTCGGCACCGAACGGGATTACGTCAGCCACCTATCGGATATCGTACAA ggtTACCTTGTTCGCTGTCGACAGAATGATACTCTCTTTCCGCTCGATCTTCTTCAGCTGGTGTTCTGCAACGTCGAAGATTTGTGTCAGATGCACACGGGATTGCTAGCCTCTTTGGAAGAATCTGTTTCACCGGAGAACATGTACGATAGCTGTATTGGGCACTGCTTTGTCGAAATT GAGGAAAAATTTCAAGCCTACTCAGAATACTGCAATAATCATCCGGATGCTGTGGCCAAGCTTGCTGAGTTGCAGTCAATTCAGAATTataaatttttctttgag gcGTGTAGACTGTTGCAGAACATGCAGGAGATTTCCCTCGACGGCTACCTTCTCACTCCAGTGCAGAAAATCTGCAAATATCCGCTTCAGCTTTCC GAACTgctgaagacgacgccggAAAGTCATCCTGATCACGAAAAAATTGTCGCTGCAAAAAGCGCAATGAGCAACGTGGCAGTGATGATAaacgagcgaaaaagaagatatGAAGGGCTGCACAGAATCGCCAAGTGGCAGGTAACAATTGAAGGATGGGAG GGGgaagacgtcatcgttcggAGCAGCGATTTGATTCATTCGGGCGAGCTGAATAAAATATCTAAAGGCCGTTCACAAGAGAGGAAACTGTTTCTGTTCGATAACCAGTTGATTTATTGCAAGAAG GAACTTCTTGGAGGTCTTCAATATCGCGGTCGACTTGATATGCGAAATTGTGAAGTCATCAATTTGAAGGATGGCGAAGGTGAGTTGTGTGTTTCTCTGCTTTGGTGTCTtgcgacgtctttttcaggACTTCATGGCAGTACGCCGGTGAACAACGCTTGGAAGATGAACAACGTGAAGAAGAACAAGTGGTACGTACTGTACACCAGAACGCCAGAGGAGAAGTCCAAGTGGATCAAGGCgtttgctgaagaaaaagcgcgaATCGAAGAAGATGAGGAAACAG GCTTTTCTGTGACTAAGACGAAACGTCAGGCAATCATGAGTCAAGCTAGAAAGATAAAGGGAACGATGAAGGGGTTGAAACAGAAGCCCT TATCAAAAGCGGCCATTCTTCAACCAACAACAATCATGCACTCACAGGGCACCGTTAAACTGCCCAAACCGGTTTCATCGGCTGACTTTGGCATGggcaaagcgaagaagaagcagcgcAACAAGCTTCCCAAAAGGAAAGATTTGACCACGTGA
- the LOC136195259 gene encoding uncharacterized protein isoform X2 yields MASTGGKSIVQQMTSRFESSSGVSEKRGFGGSTTIRSNVTRKAKTTAPPSREKAKVVVVSCAAKPPLPNKPAASKQLTITSKGTATGKTTAATSPSSSSSPIAENDSNRRVVSQIRRLKEKGETTVGKKAATPLTPEEGGKAVVTVQLRSKTAKGIAAVATSESDRSQARSGAGDALEMSAPKKRSSVVSQLVNRFESREREVRQISQLERRQLRKMSDTGLPSSSLADGNVKGHPNVLRMHSDSSVSSSSSRKSSADVSFRYLRSPTPVGDAMPTVTELGQEKRPDVVEKVEKVEKERQPSPGASLYEDVTMTKDDDATKVTTDCIYEDLTDTTSKAEETVVNGNMTSLDSKTMKNRPLPSLPPDGGGTEYEALPAAAAEKTTSGEPRKSIFSRIKRRMAVKSTKGSEKRNSKGSAGGGGGEKQTKKHSYVEVDLPCGNSDDDNDALELKSEDETPEPEDVYDDVVVNPTQGGEEVTIKVEDVEDVDSPDVYEDVDDVEEKGKRLRSPSPPSSPKPEMTKRTSSASFNLSSVEGKLAPEDVGRERSSTYPGSETSSIDESVYETPADLLHEELVVIGFADALWDYVSSESDELSFSAGDTIAVTEMTDEEWWGGFIEDRQGWFPKNYVRMRVTDSGATHEASSLSKRFSIRRKKLSPVEMRGKVLEEILGTERDYVSHLSDIVQGYLVRCRQNDTLFPLDLLQLVFCNVEDLCQMHTGLLASLEESVSPENMYDSCIGHCFVEIEEKFQAYSEYCNNHPDAVAKLAELQSIQNYKFFFEACRLLQNMQEISLDGYLLTPVQKICKYPLQLSELLKTTPESHPDHEKIVAAKSAMSNVAVMINERKRRYEGLHRIAKWQVTIEGWEGEDVIVRSSDLIHSGELNKISKGRSQERKLFLFDNQLIYCKKELLGGLQYRGRLDMRNCEVINLKDGEGLHGSTPVNNAWKMNNVKKNKWYVLYTRTPEEKSKWIKAFAEEKARIEEDEETGFSVTKTKRQAIMSQARKIKGTMKGLKQKPLSKAAILQPTTIMHSQGTVKLPKPVSSADFGMGKAKKKQRNKLPKRKDLTT; encoded by the exons ATGGCATCCACCGGTGGAAAATCGATCGTCCAACAGATGACGTCTCGATTCGAGTCGTCATCGGGCGTCTCGGAGAAACGGGGATTCGGCGGCTCGACGACAATCCGATCAAACGTCACCCgaaaggcgaaaacgacCGCGCCCCCGTCGcgcgaaaaggcgaaagtcgtcgtcgtttcgtgcGCGGCAAAGCCTCCATTGCCGAACAAACCAGCAGCGTCAAAACAGTTGACAATAACGTCGAAAGGGACAGCgacgggaaagacgacggctgcgacgtcgccgtcgtcgtcgtcgtcgccgatcgccgaaaacgattcgaatcgtcgcgtcgtAAGCCAGATCCGGCgtctcaaagaaaaaggagaaacgacTGTAGGAAAAAAAGCGGCGACCCCGCTGACTCCGGAAGAAGGCGGAAAGGCCGTGGTGACCGTTCAG CTTCGatcgaaaacggcgaaaggaatcgccgccgtcgcgacgtccGAATCCGATCGCTCGCAAGCGaga agcggcgccggcgacgcACTCGAAATGTCGGCGCCgaagaaacgatcgtcgGTCGTCAGCCAACTCGTGAATCGATTCGAatcgcgcgaacgcgaagtGCGTCAAATAAGCCAACTCGAAAGGCGCCAATTGCGGAAGATGTCGGACACCGGattgccttcgtcgtcgttagCCGACGGCAACGTGAAAGGTCATCCCAATGTACTGCGCATGCATTCCGATTCGAGCgtcagttcgtcgtcgtcccggAAGTCGTCCGCGGATGTGTCGTTTCGCTATTTGCGGTCGCCGACTCCCGTAGGTGATGCCATGCCCACTGTGACGGAACTGGGTCAGGAAAAAAGGCCGGATGTCGTTGAGAAAGTTGAGAAAGTTGAGAAGGAGCGTCAGCCCTCGCCGGGCGCGTCTCTGTATGAAGACGTTACGATGacgaaggacgacgatgcgacCAAAGTGACGACCGATTGCATTTACGAAGATCTGACTGACACTACGTCAAAGGCGGAGGAGACTGTGGTGAACGGGAATATGACGTCGCTCGattcgaagacgatgaaaaaTCGTCCCTTGCCTTCGCTTCCTCCTGACGGCGGCGGGACGGAGTACGAAGCGTtgcccgccgccgctgccgagaaaacgacgagcggcgaGCCGAGAAAGTCGATTTTCAGTCGAATCAAGAGACGAATGGCGGTGAAGTCGACGAAGGGAagcgagaagagaaacagcaaAGGaagcgccggcggcggcggcggcgagaaacaGACGAAAAAGCACTCGtacgtcgaagtcgatctTCCCTGTGGcaacagcgacgacgacaacgacgctcTTGAATTAAAATCAGAAGACGAGACGCCGGAGCCGGAAGACgtctacgacgacgtcgtcgtcaatccgacgcaaggaggagaagaagtcACGATCAAAGTCGAGGACGTCGAGGACGTCGATTCGCCCGACGTctacgaagacgtcgacgacgtggaggAGAAGGGCAAACGATTGCGCAGTCCCAGTCCGCCTTCGAGTCCCAAGCCCgagatgacgaagagaacgtcgtcggcgtcgttcaaCTTGTCGTCGGTGGAAGGGAAGCTGGCTCCGGAGGACGTCGGTCGCGAGCGTTCATCGACGTATCCCGGcagcgagacgtcgtcaattgACGAGAGCGTGTATGAGACTCCCGCTGATCTGTTGCACGAGGAG TTGGTTGTTATTGGGTTTGCTGACGCCCTGTGGGATTACGTTTCGAGTGAGTCCGACGAGCTCTCGTTTTCAGCCGGCGACACGATTGCCGTCACGGAGATGACGGACGAGGAGTGGTGGGGCGGATTTATTGAGGATCGTCAGGGATGGTTTCCAAAGAACTACGTCAGG ATGAGAGTCACCGATTCTGGGGCCACGCACGAGGCGTCGTCTTTGAGCAAGAGATTTTCCATTCGTCGTAAGAAATTGTCGCCGGTCGAGATGAGAGGCAAAGTGCTGGAGGAGATACTCGGCACCGAACGGGATTACGTCAGCCACCTATCGGATATCGTACAA ggtTACCTTGTTCGCTGTCGACAGAATGATACTCTCTTTCCGCTCGATCTTCTTCAGCTGGTGTTCTGCAACGTCGAAGATTTGTGTCAGATGCACACGGGATTGCTAGCCTCTTTGGAAGAATCTGTTTCACCGGAGAACATGTACGATAGCTGTATTGGGCACTGCTTTGTCGAAATT GAGGAAAAATTTCAAGCCTACTCAGAATACTGCAATAATCATCCGGATGCTGTGGCCAAGCTTGCTGAGTTGCAGTCAATTCAGAATTataaatttttctttgag gcGTGTAGACTGTTGCAGAACATGCAGGAGATTTCCCTCGACGGCTACCTTCTCACTCCAGTGCAGAAAATCTGCAAATATCCGCTTCAGCTTTCC GAACTgctgaagacgacgccggAAAGTCATCCTGATCACGAAAAAATTGTCGCTGCAAAAAGCGCAATGAGCAACGTGGCAGTGATGATAaacgagcgaaaaagaagatatGAAGGGCTGCACAGAATCGCCAAGTGGCAGGTAACAATTGAAGGATGGGAG GGGgaagacgtcatcgttcggAGCAGCGATTTGATTCATTCGGGCGAGCTGAATAAAATATCTAAAGGCCGTTCACAAGAGAGGAAACTGTTTCTGTTCGATAACCAGTTGATTTATTGCAAGAAG GAACTTCTTGGAGGTCTTCAATATCGCGGTCGACTTGATATGCGAAATTGTGAAGTCATCAATTTGAAGGATGGCGAAG gACTTCATGGCAGTACGCCGGTGAACAACGCTTGGAAGATGAACAACGTGAAGAAGAACAAGTGGTACGTACTGTACACCAGAACGCCAGAGGAGAAGTCCAAGTGGATCAAGGCgtttgctgaagaaaaagcgcgaATCGAAGAAGATGAGGAAACAG GCTTTTCTGTGACTAAGACGAAACGTCAGGCAATCATGAGTCAAGCTAGAAAGATAAAGGGAACGATGAAGGGGTTGAAACAGAAGCCCT TATCAAAAGCGGCCATTCTTCAACCAACAACAATCATGCACTCACAGGGCACCGTTAAACTGCCCAAACCGGTTTCATCGGCTGACTTTGGCATGggcaaagcgaagaagaagcagcgcAACAAGCTTCCCAAAAGGAAAGATTTGACCACGTGA
- the LOC136195259 gene encoding spermatogenesis-associated protein 13-like isoform X3, with protein MDAQIDDVSTSDAEESSARVFELARLYSLRSKTAKGIAAVATSESDRSQARSGAGDALEMSAPKKRSSVVSQLVNRFESREREVRQISQLERRQLRKMSDTGLPSSSLADGNVKGHPNVLRMHSDSSVSSSSSRKSSADVSFRYLRSPTPVGDAMPTVTELGQEKRPDVVEKVEKVEKERQPSPGASLYEDVTMTKDDDATKVTTDCIYEDLTDTTSKAEETVVNGNMTSLDSKTMKNRPLPSLPPDGGGTEYEALPAAAAEKTTSGEPRKSIFSRIKRRMAVKSTKGSEKRNSKGSAGGGGGEKQTKKHSYVEVDLPCGNSDDDNDALELKSEDETPEPEDVYDDVVVNPTQGGEEVTIKVEDVEDVDSPDVYEDVDDVEEKGKRLRSPSPPSSPKPEMTKRTSSASFNLSSVEGKLAPEDVGRERSSTYPGSETSSIDESVYETPADLLHEELVVIGFADALWDYVSSESDELSFSAGDTIAVTEMTDEEWWGGFIEDRQGWFPKNYVRMRVTDSGATHEASSLSKRFSIRRKKLSPVEMRGKVLEEILGTERDYVSHLSDIVQGYLVRCRQNDTLFPLDLLQLVFCNVEDLCQMHTGLLASLEESVSPENMYDSCIGHCFVEIEEKFQAYSEYCNNHPDAVAKLAELQSIQNYKFFFEACRLLQNMQEISLDGYLLTPVQKICKYPLQLSELLKTTPESHPDHEKIVAAKSAMSNVAVMINERKRRYEGLHRIAKWQVTIEGWEGEDVIVRSSDLIHSGELNKISKGRSQERKLFLFDNQLIYCKKELLGGLQYRGRLDMRNCEVINLKDGEGELCVSLLWCLATSFSGLHGSTPVNNAWKMNNVKKNKWYVLYTRTPEEKSKWIKAFAEEKARIEEDEETGFSVTKTKRQAIMSQARKIKGTMKGLKQKPLSKAAILQPTTIMHSQGTVKLPKPVSSADFGMGKAKKKQRNKLPKRKDLTT; from the exons ATGGATGCGCAAATCGATGATgtttcgacgagcgacgcggAAGAAAGTTCCGCCCGGGTGTTTGAATTAGCGCGTTTATATAGC CTTCGatcgaaaacggcgaaaggaatcgccgccgtcgcgacgtccGAATCCGATCGCTCGCAAGCGaga agcggcgccggcgacgcACTCGAAATGTCGGCGCCgaagaaacgatcgtcgGTCGTCAGCCAACTCGTGAATCGATTCGAatcgcgcgaacgcgaagtGCGTCAAATAAGCCAACTCGAAAGGCGCCAATTGCGGAAGATGTCGGACACCGGattgccttcgtcgtcgttagCCGACGGCAACGTGAAAGGTCATCCCAATGTACTGCGCATGCATTCCGATTCGAGCgtcagttcgtcgtcgtcccggAAGTCGTCCGCGGATGTGTCGTTTCGCTATTTGCGGTCGCCGACTCCCGTAGGTGATGCCATGCCCACTGTGACGGAACTGGGTCAGGAAAAAAGGCCGGATGTCGTTGAGAAAGTTGAGAAAGTTGAGAAGGAGCGTCAGCCCTCGCCGGGCGCGTCTCTGTATGAAGACGTTACGATGacgaaggacgacgatgcgacCAAAGTGACGACCGATTGCATTTACGAAGATCTGACTGACACTACGTCAAAGGCGGAGGAGACTGTGGTGAACGGGAATATGACGTCGCTCGattcgaagacgatgaaaaaTCGTCCCTTGCCTTCGCTTCCTCCTGACGGCGGCGGGACGGAGTACGAAGCGTtgcccgccgccgctgccgagaaaacgacgagcggcgaGCCGAGAAAGTCGATTTTCAGTCGAATCAAGAGACGAATGGCGGTGAAGTCGACGAAGGGAagcgagaagagaaacagcaaAGGaagcgccggcggcggcggcggcgagaaacaGACGAAAAAGCACTCGtacgtcgaagtcgatctTCCCTGTGGcaacagcgacgacgacaacgacgctcTTGAATTAAAATCAGAAGACGAGACGCCGGAGCCGGAAGACgtctacgacgacgtcgtcgtcaatccgacgcaaggaggagaagaagtcACGATCAAAGTCGAGGACGTCGAGGACGTCGATTCGCCCGACGTctacgaagacgtcgacgacgtggaggAGAAGGGCAAACGATTGCGCAGTCCCAGTCCGCCTTCGAGTCCCAAGCCCgagatgacgaagagaacgtcgtcggcgtcgttcaaCTTGTCGTCGGTGGAAGGGAAGCTGGCTCCGGAGGACGTCGGTCGCGAGCGTTCATCGACGTATCCCGGcagcgagacgtcgtcaattgACGAGAGCGTGTATGAGACTCCCGCTGATCTGTTGCACGAGGAG TTGGTTGTTATTGGGTTTGCTGACGCCCTGTGGGATTACGTTTCGAGTGAGTCCGACGAGCTCTCGTTTTCAGCCGGCGACACGATTGCCGTCACGGAGATGACGGACGAGGAGTGGTGGGGCGGATTTATTGAGGATCGTCAGGGATGGTTTCCAAAGAACTACGTCAGG ATGAGAGTCACCGATTCTGGGGCCACGCACGAGGCGTCGTCTTTGAGCAAGAGATTTTCCATTCGTCGTAAGAAATTGTCGCCGGTCGAGATGAGAGGCAAAGTGCTGGAGGAGATACTCGGCACCGAACGGGATTACGTCAGCCACCTATCGGATATCGTACAA ggtTACCTTGTTCGCTGTCGACAGAATGATACTCTCTTTCCGCTCGATCTTCTTCAGCTGGTGTTCTGCAACGTCGAAGATTTGTGTCAGATGCACACGGGATTGCTAGCCTCTTTGGAAGAATCTGTTTCACCGGAGAACATGTACGATAGCTGTATTGGGCACTGCTTTGTCGAAATT GAGGAAAAATTTCAAGCCTACTCAGAATACTGCAATAATCATCCGGATGCTGTGGCCAAGCTTGCTGAGTTGCAGTCAATTCAGAATTataaatttttctttgag gcGTGTAGACTGTTGCAGAACATGCAGGAGATTTCCCTCGACGGCTACCTTCTCACTCCAGTGCAGAAAATCTGCAAATATCCGCTTCAGCTTTCC GAACTgctgaagacgacgccggAAAGTCATCCTGATCACGAAAAAATTGTCGCTGCAAAAAGCGCAATGAGCAACGTGGCAGTGATGATAaacgagcgaaaaagaagatatGAAGGGCTGCACAGAATCGCCAAGTGGCAGGTAACAATTGAAGGATGGGAG GGGgaagacgtcatcgttcggAGCAGCGATTTGATTCATTCGGGCGAGCTGAATAAAATATCTAAAGGCCGTTCACAAGAGAGGAAACTGTTTCTGTTCGATAACCAGTTGATTTATTGCAAGAAG GAACTTCTTGGAGGTCTTCAATATCGCGGTCGACTTGATATGCGAAATTGTGAAGTCATCAATTTGAAGGATGGCGAAGGTGAGTTGTGTGTTTCTCTGCTTTGGTGTCTtgcgacgtctttttcaggACTTCATGGCAGTACGCCGGTGAACAACGCTTGGAAGATGAACAACGTGAAGAAGAACAAGTGGTACGTACTGTACACCAGAACGCCAGAGGAGAAGTCCAAGTGGATCAAGGCgtttgctgaagaaaaagcgcgaATCGAAGAAGATGAGGAAACAG GCTTTTCTGTGACTAAGACGAAACGTCAGGCAATCATGAGTCAAGCTAGAAAGATAAAGGGAACGATGAAGGGGTTGAAACAGAAGCCCT TATCAAAAGCGGCCATTCTTCAACCAACAACAATCATGCACTCACAGGGCACCGTTAAACTGCCCAAACCGGTTTCATCGGCTGACTTTGGCATGggcaaagcgaagaagaagcagcgcAACAAGCTTCCCAAAAGGAAAGATTTGACCACGTGA
- the LOC136195274 gene encoding presenilin-associated rhomboid-like protein, mitochondrial, giving the protein MLAKRVYSIRSLRFFLSRLRQPPTIVRRLDSRWNSADIPSPPFPYWKPLGFTIMTGCAAFGIAKILEYERLKRKSSSFSNLHHEPKYGRIRQKLNTWWASLSGVRKVTVGIIAMNSLVLLMWRVPSLNRIMTRWFTSSIASRSSTPLLLSCFSHADVWHFALNMYVLWSFSAAFQNWMSPEEYLATYVTGGVFSSCFSVMLRAARAVATPSLGASGAILNLLAMTCIAMPDARLAIVFLPFISFSAGMALMGIVTLDVAGLLLSWRLFDHAAHLGGVAFGAWYLSYGKNVLWKTYAEKVNAAWKRLTK; this is encoded by the exons ATGTTAGCGAAGCGAGTTTACAGCATCCGTAGTCTACGCTTCTTCCTCTCTCGACTGCGACAGCCACC AACGATTGTTCGACGGTTGGATAGTCGCTGGAATTCTGCAGACATCCCCTCACCGCCATTTCCCTACTGGAAACCCTTGGGTTTCACGATCATG ACAGGCTGTGCTGCTTTTGGAATTGCAAAGATTCTTGAATACGAACGGTTGAAACGAAAATCATCGTCCTTTTCCAACCTACATCATGAGCCAAAATATGGCAGAATCAGGCAAAAG tTGAATACATGGTGGGCATCGTTATCTGGAGTGCGAAAGGTGACCGTTG GCATTATTGCAATGAATTCTTTGGTGCTCCTGATGTGGAGAGTCCCCAGTCTGAATCGCATCATGACACGCTGGTTTACATCTTCAATAGCTTCTA GGTCATCCACTCCTCTTCTATTGAGTTGCTTCAGTCATGCTGACGTGTGGCACTTTGCTCTAAATATGTACGTCCTGTGGAGCTTTTCGGCTGCTTTTCAAA ATTGGATGAGCCCAGAGGAATATTTGGCTACGTACGTGACAGGAG GAGTTTTTTCGTCTTGCTTCAGTGTTATGCTGCGAGCAGCCAGAGCAGTGGCCACTCCATCACTAGGAGCG TCGGGTGCAATTCTTAACTTGTTGGCTATGACGTGCATTGCCATGCCGGACGCTAGGCTTGCAATTGTCTTTCTTCCcttcatttcattttcagCTGGAATG GCACTGATGGGAATAGTTACGTTGGACGTTGCTGGGCTTCTTCTAAGTTGGAGGCTTTTTGACCACGCAGCGCATTTAGGAGGCGTCGCATTTGGAGC TTGGTATCTATCCTATGGCAAGAACGTTCTGTGGAAAACATACGCTGAAAAAGTGAATGCAGCATGGAAAAGACTAACTAAATAG